CAAACGGGGCAGCGCCACGTTCATGATGGTTTCGTTCAAGATCACCACAAACGTTGAAACCAACAATACTGCGATGGTGGTGCGGTCTTTAGAGGAGAGCCGTTCAGGCGTTTTCTGGGTGGCGATAGTCATGTGAGGTCCTGAATGCTGATGGATGAAATGGCGCGTTGGTGGGGTGGGCGTTAGGGGAGTCTTTTGTCTCACGTTTGCAAGCGCAGCTACTCTCGGATCTATTCCCATTTCTCATGCGGCTCGTTTGATGGACGACGGCGTGGGCTAGCCATTCCTGTACCGATCCCGAGCTAGATAACAGCGGAGTGTCCTTGATTCTCATGGTGCGTTTTCTCCCCGGGGCGAGGGTCGGGGGTAAATCCCGGAGCTGGTGCTGGCGGGTATTCACGGAGGCGGTGCCAGGAGATTTCTTTTCCTCGGCAGGCCTATGGGCCACAGGTCACACGCAGCAAAGGTAGTCGCCTGCCCATCTGGAGCCATGGAGCTCGATGCGCATGCAGGGAAAGAGACTTTTTTGCGGGGCTAGTGCCAAGGCACAAAAGTAATAGTACGGTGTCCAAGCGGCATTTTACGGGTAGTAGTAATTAGCAATTTCGGTAAGCCTAAACTATGGTCATTGCATGTCATTTTCTCTTGCCCGGTCCACGGCCCACCCCCGGTCCCAGAAGACCCGCCGCCGCGCCATGATTGCAGGCCTAGCTGCGCTGGCGCTTGCACTGACCTCCTGCACCGCGGGAGATGCCGCACTTGACGCCGAAGTTAGCGATGGACCTCCGGTAGTTCTGACAACGTTCACTGTGCTGGCTGATATTGCCCAGAACATTGCGGGGGATAAGTTACAGGTGGAATCGATCACCAAAGTTGGAGCCGAGATTCATGGTTATGAACCAACTCCGGGGGATATCCGCAAGGCCGGCAAGGCTGATTTGATCCTTGACAACGGTATGGGACTTGAAGCGTGGTTTGAACAGTTTGTGCAAGATGTTAAGGCCCCTCACGCCGTTGTAACGGAGGGTGTGGAAGCCATCAGCATCGCTGAGGATGTCTATAAGGACATGCCGAATCCACATGCTTGGATGTCACCTAAGAATGTTCAGATCTATGTCAAGAACATGGTGACTGCGTTTCAAAAACTTGATCCGGATAACTCCGCATTTTATGAAAGCAACGCTGCCTCCTACAACGCAACGCTACAGGAGGTCCAGGATGACCTGGTTGAGAAACTCTCTGTCCTCCCAGTTAGCCAGCGCGCCCTCGTGAGCTGCGAGGGCGCGTTTTCCTATCTGGCCCGCGACGCCGGTCTGACTGAGAAGTACATTTGGGCAGTCAACGCAGAACAGCAGGCCACACCCCAACAGATAACCGGCGCCATCGAATTTGTCCGGACCAACAAGGTACCGGCAGTCTTTTGCGAGTCCACCGTCTCGGCAGCACCCATGGACCGGGTTGTTGAGGCTACGGATGCTGTCTTTGGCGGAACCTTGTATGTCGATTCGCTTTCCGAACCCGATGGACCCGTCCCCACTTATTTGGATCTCATTCGTTATGACGCCAAGGTGATTGTCGATGCACTGACGGGCGGCACCGATAGTGCGCAGCAGGGAGAAAAATCATGAATGCCGCTATTGATGTCAATGCCGTAACAGTCCATTACGGGGAAGTCCTTGCCCTCGACGGGGCCACCCTAAAGCTGGAAAAGGGAAGAATTTGTGGGCTCGTGGGTATGAACGGTTCGGGGAAGTCAACCCTGTTTAAAGCCATTATGGGTTTGGTGAAACCGGACGCGGGAACGCTCACGATTAATGGCGACACCCCTGCTAAAGCCAGGCGGTCCGGCGTCGTTAGTTATGTCCCGCAAAGTGAAGACGTGGACTGGCAATTTCCGCTCTCGGTACAAGATGTGGTGATGATGGGCCGCTACGGACATATGGGACTGACCCGTCGTCCGCGCAAGGCCGACAGGCTGGTGGTGGCGGAAGCTTTGGAACGCGTGGAACTGGGGGAGTACGCGCAGCGTCAGATTGGTCAGCTTTCAGGTGGCCAGAAAAAGCGTACTTTTGTTGCTCGTGGAATCGCGCAGGGCGCCACAACGTTGCTGCTGGATGAGCCTTTTGCTGGTGTAGACAAGCGCTCTGAGGCCACTATCGCCGCCCTGTTGCGTGGTCTTGCCCAGGAAGGTGCCACCATTTTAGTTTCCACCCATGACTTGCATGCGCTCCCGGATCTGGCAGACGAGGCGGTGCTGTTGATGCGTCGGGTACTGATGCACGGCACTCCTGGGGAAGTATTGGCGCCTGAGAACCTTGCTTTGGCTTTTGGTTTGGACAGCACACATGCAGCTGCCGCAAATAT
This genomic window from Arthrobacter sp. TMP15 contains:
- a CDS encoding metal ABC transporter substrate-binding protein translates to MSFSLARSTAHPRSQKTRRRAMIAGLAALALALTSCTAGDAALDAEVSDGPPVVLTTFTVLADIAQNIAGDKLQVESITKVGAEIHGYEPTPGDIRKAGKADLILDNGMGLEAWFEQFVQDVKAPHAVVTEGVEAISIAEDVYKDMPNPHAWMSPKNVQIYVKNMVTAFQKLDPDNSAFYESNAASYNATLQEVQDDLVEKLSVLPVSQRALVSCEGAFSYLARDAGLTEKYIWAVNAEQQATPQQITGAIEFVRTNKVPAVFCESTVSAAPMDRVVEATDAVFGGTLYVDSLSEPDGPVPTYLDLIRYDAKVIVDALTGGTDSAQQGEKS
- a CDS encoding metal ABC transporter ATP-binding protein produces the protein MNAAIDVNAVTVHYGEVLALDGATLKLEKGRICGLVGMNGSGKSTLFKAIMGLVKPDAGTLTINGDTPAKARRSGVVSYVPQSEDVDWQFPLSVQDVVMMGRYGHMGLTRRPRKADRLVVAEALERVELGEYAQRQIGQLSGGQKKRTFVARGIAQGATTLLLDEPFAGVDKRSEATIAALLRGLAQEGATILVSTHDLHALPDLADEAVLLMRRVLMHGTPGEVLAPENLALAFGLDSTHAAAANMAAAGMSGAHRSGVSA